AACAAGAAATATAATTATAAAATAATTCCTAAATGCAAATTTGGCAACAACATATTATTACATAAAACCTAATTAAAAGAAGAATAAACAACTAAAACAAATATAAATAAAAACAGATATAAAAGGCAGACTTTCCTATTTAACCTTGGAATTAAACAGTAATAGATAGATTAACTTGACGTTTCAAATAAAAAAAATAAGAGGTAAATGTAACGCTATTACTTCCTTAAATTCATTTGTATTGTGATAGGAAGATCATGTTTAAAGAATAACATCAAGACCTATTCTAAATATCTGCAAAATTTTCATCATAATTAGAGTCATAATGTCATATATTCCGTATGGATTACTCCCCTAATCCACACAGAATAAGGTGTTAATTAATGAGAATTATTTACAACCATCCACCAAATCGCTGAATGTAAACCCGTTTCATCATTTGAGCAATAATACAGTAGCTTATTAATGTCCCTATTAACCATAGAAAATACTCCCACGGTAATGGTTGTAACCCAATCAGGTTACCAAATGCGGAGAATGGAATGTAAATACCAAGTACCATTATTATTAATGTCATTAATAAAACAGGGAGTGCAGCCGTACTTTGTACAAAAGGAATTTTTTGTGTGCGTAACATATGTACAACCAAGGTCTGTGATAGTAATCCTTCCACAAACCACCCAGATTGAAATAATGCTTGGTGTTCTATACTGTTAGCTGCAAACGCATACCACATCACAGCGTAAGTGGTAATGTCGAAGATAGACGAAGTAGGGCCAATCCAGAGCATAAAACGGCCTATATTCTTTGCATCCCATTTACGGGGCTTTTTCAGAAACTCCTTATCCATTTTGTCCCACGGCAAAGACAGTTGAGAAATATCGTACATTAGGTTTTGTACAAGCAAATGAATGGCTAACATCGGTAAAAATGGAATAAATGCACTGGCAACTAATACAGAAAATACATTTCCAAAATTCGAGCTAGCCGTCATATTTAAATACTTGATGATATTCCCAAACGTTTCCCTTCCCTTAATTATCCCCTCTTCTAACACCATTAAATTCTTCTCAAGCAAAATGATATCTGCTGACTCTTTTGCGATATCCGCCCCTGTATCAACTGAAATTCCAACATCGGCATCCCGTAATGCCGGCGCATCATTTATTCCATCACCAAGAAAACCAACAGTATGTCCATTATTTTGCAATGATTTTAAAATGCGTGATTTTTGCAGAGGGGTTAACTTACAAAAAACTGACCTTAATTCCACTTCTTTTGAAAGGTTTTCATCACTCATTAGCTCAATATCAGAGCCAATAAGAATATTTCCAGAATCTAAATCCATATCTCGACAAATTTTGGCCGTAACAACAGGATTATCTCCGGTCAGTACTTTAGTTGAAACGCCATTTTCCCTTAATGCCGCAATTGCCATTGCAGCACTTTCTTTTGGTGGATCTAAAAATGTTAATAAACCTTGTAGCACCATCTCCTTTTCATCTGCAACAGAAAGTGGGTGTTTCACTTCATAGTGACTTAACTCGCGAGTCGCTATGATTAGCACTCTGAAACCTTGTTCGTTATAACTGCTAACTAATTCCATTAGATTGTTGCTGCTTTCTTCAGTTAGAGGAATAATTTTCTCTTTTATCCTTATATAGGAGCAAACTGATAACATTTCCTCTGCTGCGCCTTTGCAAACTAATTGATAGTGATTAGACAAATTTTGTATAGAAATTGACAACCTGCGTCTAACAAAATCAAAAGGTAACTCATCAATTTTTCTGTAGCTGCGAAGGAAATCAAGGTCTGAATTATCGCATCCATACCTAACAATGGCTTGATCCATTACGTTTTTAGTACCACTTTGGTGAAAGCTGTTTAACCAAGCCCAATGAAGGACAGAAGTATCTTCCCTGCCTTCTGTATCTAAATAGTGCTGGAGAATAATTTTATCTTGAGTCAGTGTTCCTGTCTTGTCCGTACATAATATGTCCATTGCACCAAAGTTCTGTATTGCATTGAGTCGTTTGACAATGACTTTTTTCTTTGACATAGCAATAGCGCCCTTTGCCAGATTGGAACTGACAATCATGGGCAGCATTTCAGGTGTTAAACCAACTGCAACCGCCAGTGCAAACAATGCCGCATCAAGCCAATCCCCTTTTGTTAATCCATTGATTAAAAATACAACTGGTGCCATAACCAACATAAAGCGGATCAATAGCCAGCTAACGCTATTAACACCATGATCAAATGCAGTTTGTGCACGCGTTCCTACGATAGATTTTGCCAGTGAACCAAAATATGTTTGCTTTCCTGTCGCCACTACCATCGCAGTCGCAGTACCACTAGTCACATTGGTGCCCATTAAGCAGATATTAGAAAGTTCAAGTAACTCTGTTTCTGTTACATTATCAGGACGAGCTGTCTTGGCACTCACATGAGCCATCGTGTCATATTTTTCGACAGGGATCGCTTCCCCCGTCAAAATTGCCTGGCTGATAAATAAATCTCTGGACTCAATTAAGTATAGATCTGCTGGGATCATGTCTCCGGCAGATAAATAAACAATATCTCCCGGAACCAGGTACTTGATTGGAATTTCTTTTTTCTGTGATTTGGTATTGCCAGAAGGGCGTCTCAAAATTGTTGCGGTTGTATTCACCATTGATTTTAAGGCTTCCGATGCCTTATTTGTTCGATATTCCTGCCAAAACCGAAGTAATCCGCTTAATGTAACCATTATTAGAATAATAATGACACCCGTAAGCTCTGTTTTTTCTCCGTTGAATGATGGCAACAAGTATTCAGTACAAAAACTGATTGTAGCCAGTAGTAGCAATACATAGATAAATGGATTGTGGAAAGCTGTGATAAGTTGCATCAGGGCATGGGGTTTCTTTTCATGCGCAACTTCATTAATACCATACTGCCTTAAACGTTCTATGGCATTATCATCAGTTAAACCCAATGTACTACCGTTAAGATCAGTAAGGATATGTTCAAGGCTCTGGTTAGCTCGTTTCGCGACGATAAATTCTTTTTCCTTGAAAAAATTGGCTGATTTATTCGTGTATTTCTCAGTCATAACGCGTTCTCTATATTCAGTTTACAATAGCAACTATCCCGTTTTTGTAAGGGATAATTTCCATATAAAGTTTTTATGCGTCGCCTATCTGAGAAACAAAATGACTTACTCCATAGGCAACACCTCATTTGGTATAAAGGGAGGGGCATCGTCCATATTGGTTCCTTATTGATATGAAATTGTGGAATTAATAACAAAAAAATATTCTAAGCTGGTAGTTCAGCCGCAATTTTCCAATTAACTGAAGTGACGCTTTTTTCCAAACTCACTCGACATACAATCGATTCGATTTCTCTTTGATCCGCAGGCGTTGCCAATATTTCCGCACAAACCTCAAGCCTGCCAGGCTGAATAGCATCTGCACTGCTCAATGATTGTAATCTGACACCTAACCCATTGAGGGCTTGTAAAATCAAAGTTCTTACCAAAATTTCATCATTTATGTCACAAACAATATGGATCTTATAACGCTGCTCCAGATCTATAGCTTGCTGGTGCGACTGAGTATTAATTTGTTGCGCGATCTCCCGCAGTAAAATGTTTGCGCAGAGAATAATCGCAGTAGCAATGCCAGCCGCCCAGTATTGCCCCATGCCACACAACTCACCTATTCCCGCAGAACACCATAATGTTGCTGCTGTATTTAAACCACGAATGCTCATTCCCTGACGCATAATCACGCCAGCACCAAGAAAACCAACTCCAGAGATAATTTGTGCAGCAATGCGATCAGGATTTCCATCAGAAGCACTCATTGCAGTAATCATGAAAAGTGCAGCACCTGTTGATACCAAGGCATTGGTTCTTAATCCTGCCATACGTTGGCGCCATTGGCGTTCAGCCCCAATCAAGGCGCCGAAACACAGCGCGGATAGTAAGTGCATTGCGATAGATGTTAACAACATGGGATTCTCCATAACATCAAATGGATAGAAATATTCTAAGTCCTTCAAGTTATTGATTGTGGACTTGATTGATTAGTGCAAGCTTGAAATTTGTTAGATGCAGAACATCACGTACATAAAGGCGGCTCATTTAATTTTATTTGCTGAGCTTTTTATTGGTTGCGTTTTTAATTCGTTATGAAACTAATACGCAGAGAATAGCCTGAAGAGACAATCTCTTCATAGTACATAGAATATTCTGGCGACGAATCTTTAATCGATTATTCGTATGTTCCCGGAGGGAATAAGGAGTGAGTATATAACCACATCATGTATACCCCGATATTCTTCAGTTAATACCTTACTAAGAATTCCAACTGAGTAGATCCTTAGCATTGGATGATTTTTCTTCAGGCGGGTACAACTCATGAAGTTAAAGCAGTACCGCTCACCATTTCAGGTAAGCAGCAAATCGAAGGGAGATGAACAGCTTACCAGATTATTTTTTATTTAAATAAAAACTTCGACTGTCCAATTGATCGTTCTCCAATAGAATTTGTGGGGGAGTATAAACAGTTAAAATTAACAAGTAAAGGCCTTAATCAAGCAGATTGTTCCACAAAACAGAAATGGTTTTTTGTTTTATCAAGTTACCTTTCACTAAGTTATTCTTATCAACTAAATAAATGAACTAAGAAAATTTTAGCATTGAACACATAAAATAAGATTTTAAGATCCGTGAAATAAATTTCATGGTGCAGAAAAGCACAGCGCAAGAAAACAAAAAGCCCGCCACGGCATTCGCGCTGGCGAGCTTAAATAAGGCATAAAGGCAGAAATTAGATAGCAGTTACGTTTGCTGCTGCTGGGCCTTTAGCACCATTTTCAATGGTGAATTCTACGTTCTGGCCTTCTGTTAAGGTTTTGAAACCGTTACCTTGAATGGCAGAGAAATGTACGAATACGTCTTTGCTACCATCAGCTGGAGTGATGAAACCAAAGCCTTTAGATTCGTTAAACCACTTCACTTGACCTTTCATTTTGTCAGACATTTGACTTTCCTATATATCAAAAAAAACTCGCCACCTCGGGCATGTGTTGGCCAGTATCAGCTATTACTTATGGAGGCACTAAGAAGGAAACGGTCAACAAAGGCTACCAAGGATAGCACTTACACATAACTCATTAACTCAAGATGTCGTACATAAAGTAGGTCTGTTAATCAGGCCAAACGCATTAACGCATGACCGCACGCGAATATCAACCTTTTTATGTATTATCGTTTTAAAAAAAACTCAGGCGCTCAATATTAGAACAGAATAATATAATAAACAGGTTTTTTTATAATTTTATTTGATTTATTCAACTTTTTCTTAGCAAGAAAAATATAACATATTGTTTGCCAACAATAACAATTTGCCAAATAAATTAAAGCAATTGCTATACAGGTATAGATTCAGGACATGCTAACCTTGAAAATGCCATAACTTTCAATTCGATCACGATTTTTGCAACATTTTTTACGACACAATTTCTACAAAATAAGTGGGTTAATATTATGAAAATCATAAAACAGATATTGATTCAGGATCTTAAGCGAATCAACCTTAAAGAACATCGTGATGGTAAAGTACATTTCAACAGCATTTTTATTCGCCATCATCCTTACCTATGTCTGGCAATGGTGGTTGCCTATGCTTTTCTTGCTATGCTCGTGTGGTACGCACCCTATTTTGGTGTCTGGTCTCTTTTTACATTTACTCTAGCTTTTATTGTTATGGCAGCCGTTCTGCTATTTGATATCAAGCCAGTCTATCATTTCGAAGATATTGACGTACTTGATTTACGGGTATGCTATAACGGAGAGTGGTTTGTCAACGAGCAAGTTTCTAAGAAAGCGATCAATAAGATACTCGCTCACCCCCAAGTACCAGGCACAATCAAAGAAGACATCAAGCATATTATGCAGAGGAAACAGGGAATTTGTTTTTATGATGTGTTTATGCTCGCGTGTTCAGAACAATCACCTTATGCTCAATCTACTAACATGCTTAATAAAAGCGCAGGAATCTAGTAAATTCAATGGAATAGTACAATGAAAAACCAACAAGCTCACATGATGAGCAAACAGTAAGGAAAAAGAATTTTTGCGTTGACACTATTCCAGTTCATCGCTAATATTCGCTCCGTTCTCAGGAACAACCCAATTCCTCCATAGTTCAGTCGGTAGAACGGCGGACTGTTAATCCGTATGTCGCTGGTTCAAGTCCAGCTGGAGGAGCCAAATTTGAACATCTCGCTAGATAAGTTAGCGTGATGTTAAGGTTGAGAAAAATAACTTAACCTAAGCCTTATCAAGCGGCTTCCCAATCGGGGAGCCGTTTTTCTATCCTGATTTTCTATTTCCCATTCTTAAAATTACATGTTCTGTGCTCGTGTTACCAGCATCTATTGAAAACCAATCCTGCACATATCTATTTTGTAAAATCTTGCATTGTTTACTTAGCATTCAAAAAAACAGAGATAAATAACAAATAATTTTATTTTTTCGAGAATAAACAACAGCACGTAAATATTATAAAATGAATAAATTTTCAATTTATTAGATATTTTTTAATGAAAACTAACAAAAAAAC
The sequence above is drawn from the Xenorhabdus ishibashii genome and encodes:
- a CDS encoding YlaC family protein, with the translated sequence MKIIKQILIQDLKRINLKEHRDGKVHFNSIFIRHHPYLCLAMVVAYAFLAMLVWYAPYFGVWSLFTFTLAFIVMAAVLLFDIKPVYHFEDIDVLDLRVCYNGEWFVNEQVSKKAINKILAHPQVPGTIKEDIKHIMQRKQGICFYDVFMLACSEQSPYAQSTNMLNKSAGI
- a CDS encoding MgtC family protein — protein: MLLTSIAMHLLSALCFGALIGAERQWRQRMAGLRTNALVSTGAALFMITAMSASDGNPDRIAAQIISGVGFLGAGVIMRQGMSIRGLNTAATLWCSAGIGELCGMGQYWAAGIATAIILCANILLREIAQQINTQSHQQAIDLEQRYKIHIVCDINDEILVRTLILQALNGLGVRLQSLSSADAIQPGRLEVCAEILATPADQREIESIVCRVSLEKSVTSVNWKIAAELPA
- the cspE gene encoding transcription antiterminator/RNA stability regulator CspE — translated: MSDKMKGQVKWFNESKGFGFITPADGSKDVFVHFSAIQGNGFKTLTEGQNVEFTIENGAKGPAAANVTAI
- the mgtA gene encoding magnesium-translocating P-type ATPase; the protein is MTEKYTNKSANFFKEKEFIVAKRANQSLEHILTDLNGSTLGLTDDNAIERLRQYGINEVAHEKKPHALMQLITAFHNPFIYVLLLLATISFCTEYLLPSFNGEKTELTGVIIILIMVTLSGLLRFWQEYRTNKASEALKSMVNTTATILRRPSGNTKSQKKEIPIKYLVPGDIVYLSAGDMIPADLYLIESRDLFISQAILTGEAIPVEKYDTMAHVSAKTARPDNVTETELLELSNICLMGTNVTSGTATAMVVATGKQTYFGSLAKSIVGTRAQTAFDHGVNSVSWLLIRFMLVMAPVVFLINGLTKGDWLDAALFALAVAVGLTPEMLPMIVSSNLAKGAIAMSKKKVIVKRLNAIQNFGAMDILCTDKTGTLTQDKIILQHYLDTEGREDTSVLHWAWLNSFHQSGTKNVMDQAIVRYGCDNSDLDFLRSYRKIDELPFDFVRRRLSISIQNLSNHYQLVCKGAAEEMLSVCSYIRIKEKIIPLTEESSNNLMELVSSYNEQGFRVLIIATRELSHYEVKHPLSVADEKEMVLQGLLTFLDPPKESAAMAIAALRENGVSTKVLTGDNPVVTAKICRDMDLDSGNILIGSDIELMSDENLSKEVELRSVFCKLTPLQKSRILKSLQNNGHTVGFLGDGINDAPALRDADVGISVDTGADIAKESADIILLEKNLMVLEEGIIKGRETFGNIIKYLNMTASSNFGNVFSVLVASAFIPFLPMLAIHLLVQNLMYDISQLSLPWDKMDKEFLKKPRKWDAKNIGRFMLWIGPTSSIFDITTYAVMWYAFAANSIEHQALFQSGWFVEGLLSQTLVVHMLRTQKIPFVQSTAALPVLLMTLIIMVLGIYIPFSAFGNLIGLQPLPWEYFLWLIGTLISYCIIAQMMKRVYIQRFGGWL